From a region of the Colius striatus isolate bColStr4 chromosome 22, bColStr4.1.hap1, whole genome shotgun sequence genome:
- the IPO9 gene encoding importin-9 — MDMLVSGDLNAVHGAMRVLTEFTREVTDTQMPLVAPVILPEMYKIFTMAEVYGIRTRSRAVEIFTTCAHMICNMEELEKGAAKVLIFPVVQQFTEAFVQALQMPDGPTSDSGFKMEVLKAVTALVKNYPKHMVSSMQQILPIVWNTLTESAAFYVRTEVNYTEEVEDPVDSDGEVLGFENLVFSIFEFVHALLENNKFKSTVKKALPELIYYILLYMQITEEQIKVWTANPQQFVEDEDDDTFSYTVRIAAQDLLLAVAADFQNESATALAAAATRHLQEAEQAKNNGAEHWWKIHEACMLALGSVKSIITDSVKNGRIHFDMHGFLTNVVLADLNLSVSPFLLGRALWAASRFTVAMSPELIQQFLQATVSGLHETQPPSVRISAVRAIWGYCDQLKISESTHVLQPFLPSILDGLIHLATQFSSEVLNLVMETLCIVCTVDSAFTANVENKICPFTIAIFLKYSNDPVVASLAQDIFKELAQIEACQGPMQMRLIPTLVSIMQAPADKIPTGLCATSIDILTTVVRNTKPPLSQLLICQAFPAVAQCSLNTDDNATMQNGGECLRAYVSVALEQIAQWHDEQGHNGLWYVMQVVSQLLDPRTSEFTAAFVGRLVSTLISKAGSELGENLDQILRAILSKMQQAETLNVMQSLIMVFAHLVHSQLEPLLEFLCSLPGPTGKPALEFVMAEWMSRQHLFYGQYEGKVSSVALCKLLQYGINTDDKRLQDIRVKGEEIFNMEEGIRTRSKSAKNPERWTNIPLLVKILKLIINELSNAMEANASRQTAADWSQDDSNDMWEDQDEDEDEDEGLAGQLLSDILSTNKYDEDYYEDDEEDDPDALKDPLYQIDLQAYLTDFLCQFAQQPCYAMFSDHLNENEKRVLQAIGI; from the exons ATGGACATGCTGGTTAGTGGTGATTTGAATGCAGTGCATGGAGCCATGAGAGTGCTCACAG AATTCACTCGGGAAGTGACAGACACACAGATGCCACTTGTTGCTCCTGTCATTCTTCCAGAGATGTACAAGATTTTCACAATGGCAGAG GTGTACGGCATTCGCACGAGGTCGCGTGCAGTCGAGATATTTACCACCTGTGCCCATATGATCTGTAACATGGAGGAACTGGAAAAG GGTGCGGCCAAAGTCCTGATTTTCCCCGTGGTGCAGCAGTTCACAGAGGCCTTTGTTCAGGCTCTGCAAATGCCTGATGGACCAACATCAGACAGTGGGTTTAAGATGGAAGTCTTAAAG gcTGTGACAGCACTTGTGAAAAACTATCCAAAGCACATGGTTTCCTCCATGCAGCAGATCCTGCCCATTGTCTGGAACACTCTCACAGAAAGTGCTGCCTT TTATGTAAGAACAGAAGTAAACTACACAGAAGAGGTAGAGGACCCTGTGGATTCTGATG GTGAAGTATTGGGCTTTGAAAATCTGGTGTTCAGCATATTTGAATTTGTTCATGCCTTGTTGGAAAACAACAAATTTAAGAGCACAGTGAAGAAGGCTTTGCCAGAGCTCATCTACTACATCCTCCTTTACATGCAGATCACAGAGGAGCAG ataAAAGTTTGGACGGCGAATCCACAGCAGTTTGTggaggatgaagatgatgatACATTTTCCTATACAGTGAGGATTGCTGCACAGGATCTGTTGCTG gctgtggctgctgatTTCCAGAACGAGAGTGCAACTGCTTTGGCTGCAGCAGCTACAAGGCATTTGCAAGAAGCTGAACAGGCTAAAAACAATGGTGCTGAGCACTG GTGGAAAATCCATGAAGCTTGTATGCTGGCCCTGGGCTCTGTGAAGTCTATTATTACAGACAGTGTGAAGAATGGTAGAATACATTTTGATATGCATGGCTTCCTCACCAACGTTGTTCTTGCAGACCTCAACCTTTCAG tgtctccttttctgctgggCCGTGCCCTGTGGGCTGCCAGTCGCTTTACAGTGGCCATGTCTCCAGAGCTAATCCAGCAGTTCCTGCAGGCCACTGTCAGTGGTTTACACGAAACCCAGCCCCCTTCTGTCCGAATCTCTGCAGTCCGAGCTATCTGGGG CTACTGTGACCAGCTGAAGATCTCAGAGAGCACCCAcgtgctgcagcctttcctgccCAGCATTCTCGATGGGCTGATCCACTTGGCCACTCAGTTCAGTTCAGAGGTGCTGAACCTGGTGATGGAGACTCTGTGCATTGTCTGTACAGTAGACTCAGCATTTACAGCAAACGTGGAGAACAAAATCTGCCCCTTCACTATTGCAATCTTTTTGAAGTACAGCAATG ATCCTGTTGTTGCTTCTCTTGCTCAAGATATCTTTAAGGAACTAGCTCAGATAGAAGCCTGCCAGGGTCCAATGCAGATGAGGCTCATACCAACCCTTGTCAGCATCATGCAGGCCCCTGCTGACAAGATCCCAACAGGGCTTTGTGCA ACTTCTATTGATATATTGACCACAGTTGTGAGGAATACAAAACCTCCTCTGTCCCAGCTCCTGATCTGCCAAGCATTCCCTGCAGTGGCCCAGTGCAGCCTGAACACAGATGACAATGCTACCATGCAG AATGGTGGCGAGTGTCTGCGTGCGTACGTCTCGGTGGCGCTGGAGCAGATTGCGCAATGGCACGACGAGCAAGGCCACAATGGACTGTGGTATGTGATGCAGGTGGTGAGCCAGCTTCTAGATCCAAGGACCTCAGAATTCACTGCTGCCTTTGTGGGCAGGCTGGTTTCCACTTTAATTTCAAAAGCAGGCAGTGAGCTGGGAGAAAATCTGGACCAGATCCTGAGAGCTATCCTGAGCAAAATGCAACAAGCGGAGACGCTGAATGTGATGCAG TCCTTGATTATGGTGTTTGCTCACTTGGTTCACTCACAACTGGAACCCCTCCTCGAGTTCCTGTGCAGCCTCCCTGGCCCAACGGGCAAGCCTGCCCTGGAGTTTGTGATGGCCGAGTGGATGAGCCGGCAGCACTTGTTCTATGGGCAATATGAAGGCAAAGTCAG CTCTGTAGCATTGTGTAAACTCCTTCAGTATGGCATCAACACAGATGACAAGAGACTTCAGGACATTAGGGTAAAGGGAGAAGAAATCTTCAATATGGAGGAGGGAATACGGACACGATCAAAGTCGGCCAAAA atCCTGAACGTTGGACAAACATTCCTTTGTTAGTCAAAAtcttaaaattaataataaatgaacTCTCTAATGCAATGGAAGCAAATGCATCTAGACAGACAGCTGCAGACTGGAGCCAAG ATGATTCAAATGACATGTGGGAGGAtcaggatgaggatgaggatgaagatgaaggCTTAGCAGGACAGTTGTTATCAGATATTCTTTCCACAAACAAGTATG ATGAGGATTActatgaagatgatgaagaggaTGATCCAGATGCATTAAAGGACCCTCTTTACCAAATAGATCTCCAG GCCTATCTGACTGACTTCCTCTGTCAGTTTGCACAGCAGCCCTGCTATGCAATGTTTTCAGACCATCTCAATGAGAATGAAAAGCGAGTCTTACAGGCCATTGGTATATAA